The genomic window GGTGATTCCCAGATGCTATAGATTGGTAAAACTGATGACTACTTTTTTATTAAATACTTTTGCCACTTTCTCAATTGTAGCCAGACGGACACTCTCTGAGTGATTCTCCAACCTCGAAACAGCACTTTTTGTAGTAGACATATGACGTGCCAGTTCCTCCTGTGTCATTCCGGAAGCTAAACGCAGCTGCCTGATCTCTTCACCAATACTGAGATTTCTATATTCTTGATCCACAAGAGACTTAAATCCTGGAGCTTCCAACTCTTTTTTATCGAGATATTTTTCAAGATCACTCACCCGTTTCTCCTTTGATAATCCCGTCGATAATTTTCTGCTTTTGTAATTTCATTTTTTGGTGTCTTCGGTGTTTTTTTGACAAATCCATGGGTAAGCACAACTAAACCATCCTTATGAAAAAAACAAGGAAATCTATAGATATTGGACTGCCATTC from Oceanispirochaeta sp. includes these protein-coding regions:
- a CDS encoding helix-turn-helix transcriptional regulator gives rise to the protein MSDLEKYLDKKELEAPGFKSLVDQEYRNLSIGEEIRQLRLASGMTQEELARHMSTTKSAVSRLENHSESVRLATIEKVAKVFNKKVVISFTNL